The sequence below is a genomic window from Candidatus Binataceae bacterium.
TCGCGCCCGCTGCCCCGCTATGGCGGCCGACCAGGCGGTTTGTGCCAGCGTACATTCCCCCTCCGTTCACCCCGCAGGGCTGTGCGACGAAAGCTTGCGTTGTGAGGCGCGCAAAAATCTTCAAACCACCGCTCCGATTCCATGCCATGATCATGATCGAGATTAGTTTGAGTATCGGGGCGCAGACGGAGGGGGTGGCGGCGAAATTCTGGCTGGGGGATCGGCTACCTACGAGTTGCCAGAGATAAGTCCGGTGGACCGGGCCACCAATCGCTATATCTACCTTCGATGATCGAGTGATGGCTTGAAATCCGCGTTAGCGAATGCAAAAGAAGCGGTTAAGCTTTCGCGAAGGTGATCGCTGCTATGCTGATCAGCAATCCACGTGGTAACTACCGCTTCGTGCCGGGGATCGCGCCGTTTTCCTCCGCGGTGATCGCGGATCCCGGCTTCGAGATTATTCATGCCCGAATGCGTGAACTGACCCCGCTGGACCCAGGTTTCGCGCTGGTAGATCAGTGTCTGCAGGCAGCCTCGCGCCCGCGCACGGCGCTGTGCGGGGTCCATCTACGTCTTCCCAAGCCGCTTACCTCGCAGGGCTTTGACGAGTTCAATCGGCCCTACATCGAAGGGTTGCGCGCCTGGGGATTGGAGGTGGAAGGGGCCAATCCGGTAGCTCGCACCAACGTTGCACTGGAGGTCGATCCGCCCGAACGCCCTTGTCTGGCAGGGTTCTTTTATACCGTGCCGGCCAGCCACGCCGCTCCAACCTTTGTGGTTTCCGGCACGCCCGAGGTGCAGGCGCGCTCGGCCGCCGGTCGCCAGATCGTGGCGGCGGGCGACGTCTCGCCCGCCGGGATGCGACTTAAGGCCCAGTGCGTGCTGGAAGTTTTAGAGAAACGGCTGAGCGAGTTGGAAATGAATTGGGGTACCGTCACCAGCATCAATCTGTACACCACCGCCGATATCCATCCCTTGCTGCCCACCCTTCTGCTGCCCAGCATGGGTAAGGCGGGACGAGCTGGAATCACCTGGTTTTACGCCCGCCCCCCGGTCCAGGGATTGGATCTAGAAATTGACCTTTTCACAGTCCGTCAGCAATTGATGGTAGGTTGATCCTAAGCTTGATTCGAAAATAACTCGCACGCAGGGCGGTGGCGATCGCGGCGTGCCGTTTGTGGTTTTAGGCAACCAGCGTGACGCGCGGGTGAGGGTGCAGCCGCCGCGCGCCCGCCGTGCAATGGCTTCCCCCCGACCAAGTTGTCTTCAGTGTATTTTCGATGGTCCCATCGCGCTGACGCTTTGATGAAGGCGAGGGTCGAGCGAACGTTCTATATACACCCAGGCGCGCAAAGGGCAAGTAAAAGCCCTTCCCGCACTGATGGGGCGTAACCACCTGACCCCGCGAGCGTTCCCACTTCGTGACAGTTCGAGCGCAGGCGTACGACAGCTTCGGTCGTTGAGCGCCGCGGAAACTCGCTACCTCTGAGCAGGACCGGCCAGTCATGGTCGCCGGCGCAAGGGGGTACGGTCGATGCGTTTGGTCGCGCTGGGAGTGCTCGCTCTAGTGGTCTCGGGCTGCGCGCTAAACCTGGACCAGCGCCATTTCTTTCCATCCTGGGACAAGCTTGAGACAGGCGAAGCGCTGGCCTTCGCTGCCCTCAGCATAGGCGACGGAATCACTTCCACCCGCAATACCGCCGCTGGCTGTTCGGAGGGCGACCCGCTGGTAACCGGGGTGTGGGGTACCAAATATCCTAGCACAACCGATTATGCTTTAGGGCTGGCGTTCAATACCGCGGTCGTGATGGCAGTGGCCGAAGTGCTGCCTCGCACGTGGCGCAAACTTTGGCTGATGGGCTTTATCGGAGGTGAGAGCTGGGCGGTGATAAACAACCTGGGGGTCAATTGCTTCCACCCGCCGGCGCCGGAAATCGGTGCGCAATAACCTCGCCCAGATTTCGTTGTTCCCGGGAGCTAACTGCTTCTCCCGTCCGTGGTGCGCCTGAGGTTTGGGCCTACTATAGGTGGCTCTTACGGCGGTATATGAGCTGTTCGGCGATTCGTACCATTATCTGCCGTGAGTGGTTCGCTGGCCGACGGGGCCGGACTTACGCGCCGGTACGTTCGATGACCGCTTCGAGCACCGCCCGGTAAACCGGGTCGGGGTGAATTCGATCTTCGCGTAGACAGGCCGCGGTCAGCTTGATCGTGTGCGCATCACCACTTTCTACCGCGCGCCCGATCAGTTCTTCCAACTCCAGGCGGGGTGGGCTGAGGTTCGGTTGGGTTTCGCGCGGAAGCGCGGTGGCGAACAGCGCCAGCACCGCGGCGCTGCCTTGCCACAGCCATCGATACAGGTTTGGGCAAGCATCCGGGGGAATGTAGGGCAGCAGATCGCGCGTCACCGCGGGCGCCGTGATGGTATGGATCAGCGGTACTGGATGCATCTCGGAATGCGCCAGCAGAACCCGCGCGAAGGTCGCGGTATGGGCGCTTATCGCCTCGCCCACGTCGCCGCTCATGGCCAGAGACTGGATCGCCGAAGCAAAGCCGGGCAGCTCGGTGAACATGGCCGCGCCTGCCGCCTCGGTCATCTGCCGGCTGCGCATCCGCGGTTCCAGCCGGGGCAGCTCCTGCAGCGCGCGGTCGAGCGCCAGGTCGCCGTGTTGGGAGACGTCGCCCGCGATTTGCCGGAAGCTAGCGGCCCAATAGGCCATGCCGCGCGCCAATTCATCGAGTTGCAACGTGGTTGGCGAGCCATCCTCGGGAAAGGAGCGCAGTGCGTGGGCGGTGCGAATCAGACCGTGGGTCAGGCCGCCGATGTAGCCTGGCAGCAGCACCGGAAGCCAACGCGCAGTGACCTCGCGCCAGGGTCTATCCTCGAATTCGCGATGGAAGTAGTTCAGCCAGTCGGTCGAGCGGCCATAGACTCCCAACGCCGCGCGCCACTTTTCCGGTTTGGTGCCATCGATCGGTTCGCGCGCGGGCGGCATCGGCAGGTGGCGCCTTTCGCCTCGGTAGTGGTTCACCCAGCCGGCGACGGCGTCGTTCTGTCCAAGCGCACTCAGGGCTTCGGCCACCATTGGGCCATGCTCGGAGAAGAAGGGCTCCATGACGAAGCCCAGGTCGGATAGCCGCTCCAAAGCGTCGTTTATCGCATCCTGTCGGCTGATGCTCATTTGCGCACCTCCCTAATCGATCCGCGGTACTGGAGGGCGAAAGTTGGTGGCCGAGGCCAAGTGATAAACTAAAGCATCGCACTTCGTGGGGCGGGCGCGCAACCTTGCGGTGGCCCAGCCTGTCGCGGTAATTGGCCGTGTATTCGATTTGGGGTGCCGGGAGTGGCTAGTTGCTGACCGGTTTGGATCAGCTTCCTGAGATGGCGCGATAGCATTACGGTCTTTTGCTTTAGAAAGGCTCAGCCGTTAATTTACGATTTCGAACGTCAATTGGGGCAACGCCACGACTTTGCGGGTTTGACACAAGCCGAAAAACCGCTTTCACTGGGTTGGGATTTGCTGGCGTATGCCGCGCAGCGCCTAAGCGACAGGTGCTCGCATTCGCGCCAGCGGTTATGTCGGACGGAACTGGGTAGAGCTGCATGTCGATAAGCGCTTACACCCCGGTGCTGATCGTGGGCGGCGGCCCGGTCGGGCTGGCGCTAGCCGGCGACTTGGGGTGGCGCGGTGTGGCCTGCACTTTGATCGAAAAGGGCGATGGCACGATCTTCCAGCCCAAGATGGATCTGGTGGGCGTGCGCACGATGGAGTTCTGCCGCCGCTGGGGGATCGTGAAATGGGTCGAGGAATCACCCTATCCGCGCGACTATCCCCAGGATTGCGTCTATCTGACCGGATTGAATGGTTATGAGCTGGGGCGCGAACCGTTTCCAGCTCCCGGCCAGGAACCCTGTCCGAGCCAAAGCCCGCAAAAGCGCGAGCGCTGCCCCCAGGACATGTTCGATCCCATCTTGCGCCGCTTTGCCAGCCGCACGCCGCTGGTTGATCTGCGCTACAACACCGAACTTATCTCCTTGGAACAGGGCGAAGCTGGCGTCCTGGCCACGGTGCGCGAGGCCGGCACGGGCAAGCTTATGACTCTCGCGGCCGCCTACGTGGTGGGTTGCGACGGCGGTTCCAGTACGACCCGCGAGCTGCTGGGCATCACGATGAGCGGCAACCCGGTGCTGACCTATACCACCAACGTGATTTTTCGCACCGCCGACCTGCCCGCGTTGCACGACAAGGGCAAAGGTTATCGCTTCATCTTTATCGGCCCCGAAGGGACCTGGTTGACGATCGTGGCGATCAACGGACGCGATCGCTGGCGCATGTCGATCGTCGGCAGTCCCCAGAAGGTCACCCACGACGAAGCCGACATTCGTGCTCTGATCCGGCGCGCGGTGGGACGCGATTTTCCCTACGAAATCCTCTCGGTCGTGCCGTGGGTGCGACG
It includes:
- a CDS encoding FAD-dependent oxidoreductase — its product is MSISAYTPVLIVGGGPVGLALAGDLGWRGVACTLIEKGDGTIFQPKMDLVGVRTMEFCRRWGIVKWVEESPYPRDYPQDCVYLTGLNGYELGREPFPAPGQEPCPSQSPQKRERCPQDMFDPILRRFASRTPLVDLRYNTELISLEQGEAGVLATVREAGTGKLMTLAAAYVVGCDGGSSTTRELLGITMSGNPVLTYTTNVIFRTADLPALHDKGKGYRFIFIGPEGTWLTIVAINGRDRWRMSIVGSPQKVTHDEADIRALIRRAVGRDFPYEILSVVPWVRRELVADSYARGRVFIAGDAAHMMSPTGGFGMNTGIGDAVDLSWKLAACLAGWGGPGLLASYEMERRPVGLRNVAEASNNLSRMLASRENLPPPAVFEPGPAGDAARRSYGQWFTQMMRREWFTLGIQLGYRYDPSPIIWPDATPAPIDDPNVYVQTARPGSRAPHVWLEPGRSTLDLFGQSLVLLCLGADPPTGEGLMRAAAARGIPLTRVALSTTAVWEAYERRLVLVRPDGHVAWRDDQEPEDPGRVLDVIRGMRVPAGAAAA